The following are encoded in a window of Natrononativus amylolyticus genomic DNA:
- a CDS encoding MoaD/ThiS family protein, producing the protein MPPHSSQSHERRQETVTTTVDVRCTGHVRDAVGAHGFEFTFEGATLREFLEAFFAEYDVADLLIAETEAESTARGWARPPAELPGTWRKNPEGEQTRTYARICVNGRFNEHLAGFDTELEDGDRVALLNPFMFCC; encoded by the coding sequence ATGCCACCGCACTCGAGTCAGAGCCACGAGAGACGACAGGAGACCGTTACGACAACCGTCGACGTTCGCTGTACCGGCCACGTCCGCGACGCCGTCGGCGCCCACGGTTTCGAGTTCACCTTCGAGGGCGCCACTTTACGGGAGTTCCTCGAGGCGTTCTTCGCCGAGTACGACGTCGCGGACCTGCTGATCGCGGAGACGGAAGCCGAGTCGACGGCGCGAGGGTGGGCGCGTCCGCCGGCGGAGTTGCCGGGAACCTGGCGGAAGAACCCGGAGGGCGAACAGACGCGGACGTACGCGAGAATCTGCGTGAACGGTCGGTTCAACGAACACCTGGCGGGGTTCGACACGGAACTCGAGGACGGCGACCGCGTCGCGCTGCTGAACCCGTTCATGTTCTGCTGTTAG
- a CDS encoding universal stress protein, translated as MYQDILVPTDGSDGSRRAIAHALELAEAADGTVHALAVLDEGARESLASDVVREGAERAARRATDRVETEADRRGVAVVKVLRRGTPAASILEYADETAVDAIVMGTHGRSGLDRLIVGSVTERVVQAADVPVVTVRMDDEITITEATHAKDIALEALADDHENPRVLEHPYRTSASWIVPIESDTGTGNVHVDAVTGVARVGAVTND; from the coding sequence ATATACCAGGACATTCTCGTTCCGACCGACGGGAGCGACGGCAGCCGACGGGCGATCGCACACGCGCTCGAGCTCGCCGAAGCCGCCGACGGAACCGTTCACGCCCTGGCCGTTCTCGACGAGGGCGCCCGCGAGTCGCTCGCCAGCGACGTCGTCCGCGAGGGTGCCGAGCGCGCCGCCAGGCGGGCGACCGACCGCGTCGAGACCGAGGCCGACCGCCGCGGCGTCGCCGTCGTGAAGGTGCTCCGGCGGGGGACCCCCGCGGCGTCGATCCTCGAGTACGCAGACGAGACGGCCGTCGACGCCATCGTGATGGGAACGCACGGGCGGAGCGGCCTCGACCGGCTGATCGTCGGCAGCGTCACCGAACGCGTCGTCCAGGCCGCAGACGTTCCGGTCGTCACCGTTCGGATGGACGACGAGATCACGATCACCGAGGCTACGCACGCTAAGGATATCGCTCTCGAGGCGCTCGCGGACGACCACGAGAACCCGCGGGTGCTCGAGCACCCATACCGGACGAGTGCGTCGTGGATCGTTCCGATCGAGAGCGACACCGGGACCGGCAACGTCCACGTCGACGCGGTGACCGGCGTCGCTCGAGTCGGCGCGGTCACCAATGACTGA
- a CDS encoding DoxX family protein translates to MSTTTDNRLESRYAGITLEGHPHALTAWFVVTLRLLLGGMILFAGLGKLAIVSGEPFDASGFLVHGVDPASPVSGLYATMASSAVFLEVINVVIPVTQVLIGVALLVGGFLRLAALGGALQMSAFYLGGWEGDVLALFDSTLIYAVLFLALAAFGAGRILGVDRYIEQLQVGQQTLVEKYPKLRYVLG, encoded by the coding sequence ATGTCCACTACTACCGACAACAGACTCGAAAGCCGCTACGCGGGAATCACACTCGAAGGCCACCCCCACGCCCTGACGGCGTGGTTCGTCGTCACGCTACGATTACTGCTGGGCGGCATGATACTGTTCGCCGGACTCGGTAAACTCGCGATCGTCAGCGGCGAACCGTTCGACGCTAGCGGCTTCCTGGTCCACGGCGTCGACCCCGCCAGTCCAGTCAGCGGTCTCTACGCAACCATGGCGAGCAGCGCAGTCTTCCTCGAGGTGATCAACGTCGTGATCCCGGTGACGCAGGTCCTGATCGGCGTCGCGTTGCTCGTCGGCGGCTTCCTCCGCCTGGCCGCGCTGGGCGGCGCGCTCCAGATGTCGGCGTTCTACCTCGGCGGGTGGGAGGGCGACGTCCTGGCGCTGTTCGACTCGACGCTGATCTACGCCGTGTTGTTCCTGGCCCTGGCGGCGTTCGGGGCCGGACGGATCCTCGGCGTCGACCGCTACATCGAACAACTCCAGGTCGGCCAGCAGACGCTGGTCGAGAAGTACCCGAAGCTGCGGTACGTCCTCGGCTAA
- a CDS encoding DoxX family protein, with product MAKQPAEQTLHSELMGREVTFNYSETWLAYSMLGLRLVMAWVFLQAGLEKLLEGGVGDPLAWSSAGFLQNAVAEANPLHGLFLTFADYAAIVDPLVIFGQILIGLALLFGVFFRFAAMMGALQMLFFWTAAWQGGLAEGFPVENGYVIDSSFVYMLLLFGLGAWGAGRLLGVDRRLEETQLVRDNPWLRYLLG from the coding sequence ATGGCAAAACAACCGGCGGAACAGACGCTCCACTCGGAGCTCATGGGTCGCGAAGTGACGTTCAACTACTCGGAGACCTGGCTGGCGTACTCGATGCTCGGCCTTCGGCTCGTGATGGCCTGGGTGTTCTTACAGGCGGGGCTCGAGAAACTGCTCGAGGGCGGGGTCGGCGATCCACTGGCCTGGTCGTCGGCCGGGTTCTTACAGAACGCCGTCGCCGAGGCGAATCCGCTTCACGGTCTGTTCCTGACGTTCGCCGACTACGCGGCGATCGTCGATCCGCTGGTGATCTTCGGACAGATCCTGATCGGACTGGCGCTCCTGTTCGGCGTGTTCTTCCGGTTCGCCGCGATGATGGGAGCGCTCCAGATGCTGTTCTTCTGGACGGCCGCCTGGCAGGGCGGGCTGGCGGAGGGATTCCCCGTCGAGAACGGCTACGTCATCGACAGCTCGTTCGTGTACATGCTGTTGCTGTTCGGTCTCGGCGCGTGGGGCGCGGGCCGACTCCTCGGCGTCGATCGCCGGCTCGAGGAGACCCAGCTAGTGAGGGATAACCCGTGGCTCCGCTACCTCCTGGGCTAG
- a CDS encoding GNAT family N-acetyltransferase has protein sequence MTTNACGLWTADGCDGTPYCPPRCPQFVDRDGDAYLILPLEDEGVDVLVSMYRTFDPGSRAMGLPPLAESAIRDWLERSHDRGTNLVAWTRDRDRIAGHVGYVPDGDPAPELLVYVHQEFHGRGLGTELVTHAIAHAAATGRERLVLYVDGRNKPAVAVYRKLGFEVVDRHAGELEMHLPLSSPIADDAQLAPAARA, from the coding sequence ATGACCACCAACGCCTGCGGGCTCTGGACGGCCGACGGCTGCGACGGGACGCCGTACTGTCCGCCGCGGTGTCCCCAGTTCGTCGACAGAGACGGCGACGCGTACCTGATCTTGCCCCTCGAGGACGAGGGCGTCGACGTCCTCGTCTCGATGTACCGCACGTTCGACCCCGGGTCCCGCGCGATGGGGCTGCCGCCGCTGGCCGAGTCGGCGATTCGCGACTGGCTCGAGCGCTCCCACGATCGAGGAACGAATCTGGTCGCCTGGACCCGCGACCGCGATCGGATCGCCGGCCACGTGGGCTACGTCCCGGACGGCGATCCGGCTCCCGAGTTACTCGTCTACGTCCACCAGGAGTTCCACGGCCGCGGGCTCGGCACCGAGCTGGTCACCCACGCGATCGCACACGCTGCGGCGACTGGCCGCGAACGGCTCGTCCTCTACGTCGACGGCCGGAACAAGCCGGCTGTCGCGGTCTACCGGAAGCTCGGCTTCGAGGTCGTCGACCGCCACGCGGGCGAACTCGAGATGCACCTGCCGCTGTCTTCGCCGATCGCGGACGACGCTCAGCTGGCACCCGCGGCGCGAGCGTAA
- a CDS encoding acetate--CoA ligase family protein encodes MAPEGVECLVGLTRHPRFGPLVTFGLGGVLVEHHAAVSHALAPLSTGDARALVRAAGVDSLLEGVRGGDAVDADALSDALVRLSWLAVDAPALAEFEVNPLLVTSEGVLVLDFHGRLETARDDGAAGTDVPAR; translated from the coding sequence ATGGCTCCCGAGGGCGTGGAGTGTCTCGTCGGCCTGACGCGCCACCCCCGGTTCGGCCCCCTCGTCACGTTCGGCCTCGGCGGCGTCCTCGTCGAGCACCACGCGGCGGTGTCCCACGCGCTCGCGCCGCTCTCGACGGGTGACGCCCGGGCCCTCGTCCGCGCGGCGGGCGTCGACTCCCTCCTCGAGGGGGTACGCGGAGGCGACGCCGTCGACGCTGACGCGCTCTCCGACGCGCTCGTCCGGCTCTCCTGGCTGGCCGTCGACGCTCCGGCGCTCGCGGAGTTCGAGGTCAATCCGCTGCTGGTCACCTCCGAGGGCGTGCTGGTGCTCGATTTCCACGGCCGACTCGAGACCGCTCGCGACGACGGGGCGGCGGGGACGGACGTCCCGGCGCGGTGA
- a CDS encoding zinc ribbon domain-containing protein, with the protein MAEYEFTCPECGQQIDVNTPIREATLTHGCPVCGTSVSRADFTAQ; encoded by the coding sequence ATGGCCGAGTACGAGTTCACCTGCCCGGAGTGCGGGCAACAGATCGACGTCAACACCCCGATTCGTGAGGCGACGCTGACCCACGGCTGTCCGGTCTGCGGGACGTCCGTGTCTCGGGCGGATTTTACGGCGCAGTGA
- a CDS encoding pyridoxamine 5'-phosphate oxidase family protein produces the protein MSLAEETEMTAAEIDAFLGRHETGVLALADADTPYAIPISYGYDNAETVFYMRLVSTPESEKRQFLASSPRARLVVYEEDDAGRTYRSVVAVGALEEIAPEELTVEHIEQYGAAKRPLFEIWGQSKQDLNIKLYEFEPTELSGRYTEIDRGGTDE, from the coding sequence ATGTCACTTGCCGAGGAAACCGAAATGACGGCGGCGGAAATCGATGCCTTTCTCGGCCGTCACGAAACGGGCGTACTGGCGCTTGCAGACGCCGATACGCCGTACGCGATCCCGATCTCGTACGGCTACGACAACGCGGAGACGGTTTTCTACATGCGGCTGGTTTCGACGCCCGAAAGCGAGAAGCGCCAGTTCCTGGCCTCCTCGCCGCGGGCACGGCTCGTCGTCTACGAGGAGGACGACGCGGGGCGAACCTATCGGAGCGTCGTCGCCGTCGGCGCCCTCGAGGAGATCGCACCGGAGGAACTCACCGTCGAGCACATCGAACAGTACGGCGCGGCGAAGCGGCCGCTGTTCGAGATCTGGGGACAGTCGAAACAGGACCTCAACATCAAGCTCTACGAGTTCGAGCCGACGGAGCTGAGCGGCCGGTACACCGAGATCGACCGCGGCGGAACCGACGAGTAA
- a CDS encoding class I SAM-dependent methyltransferase: protein MTDRDYTDVTRSQQETWSAGDFNEIARQNVVMAEALCETVDPHPGQRVLDVACGSGTAALVAERRYCEVSGIDYVPGLIERATARARANGQSVDFRVGDAQDLPFPDDSFDAVLSVYGVQFAPDQERAASELLRVCKPGGTIGLASPVPEGWSGDWFAVHARYAPPPPDVQSPLLWGTDDRLEELLGSGTRSIESERRTALQYYRSIDHAVSVFSTYFGPTIRALELSDPKTRERLRDDLEDVFTRYNRTSDGTAIVENRYLETTAVCA from the coding sequence ATGACCGACAGAGACTATACTGACGTTACGAGGAGCCAACAGGAGACGTGGTCCGCGGGAGATTTCAACGAAATCGCGCGCCAGAACGTCGTCATGGCGGAGGCGCTGTGCGAGACGGTCGATCCCCACCCCGGACAGCGCGTGCTGGACGTGGCCTGCGGGAGCGGGACGGCGGCGCTGGTCGCGGAGCGGCGCTACTGCGAGGTTTCGGGCATCGACTACGTCCCCGGATTGATCGAACGTGCGACGGCGCGTGCACGGGCGAACGGGCAATCCGTCGATTTTCGCGTCGGCGACGCCCAGGACCTGCCGTTCCCCGACGACAGTTTCGACGCGGTGCTCTCGGTGTACGGAGTGCAGTTTGCACCCGACCAGGAGCGAGCGGCGAGCGAGTTGCTTCGCGTGTGCAAACCGGGCGGGACGATCGGCCTGGCGAGTCCGGTTCCCGAGGGGTGGAGCGGCGACTGGTTCGCCGTCCACGCACGGTACGCTCCACCGCCGCCTGACGTCCAGTCGCCGCTCCTGTGGGGAACGGACGACAGACTCGAGGAGTTACTCGGCTCCGGCACCCGCTCGATCGAGAGCGAACGACGGACGGCGCTTCAGTACTACCGGTCGATCGACCACGCGGTGTCGGTGTTCAGCACCTACTTCGGACCGACGATCCGCGCGCTCGAGTTGAGCGATCCGAAGACGCGAGAACGCCTTCGGGACGACCTCGAGGACGTGTTTACCCGCTACAATCGCACGTCCGACGGAACTGCGATCGTCGAAAACCGGTACCTCGAGACGACCGCAGTGTGCGCGTGA
- a CDS encoding helix-turn-helix domain-containing protein, whose product MSSGIRATVKVSTADECPIARFSRTTETTINQVSTSVSSADETDGTTEFLAETDHEVDGPVTGPVFSYGTTNVYRRSHDGEDRCPCASLGAFGCPVHRYVAADGDVTLVFHAADFEQLQDVMGEFQDRFSSVDVQSLLQPPLEGTPEERIFVNRGKLTDRQLEVLQTAYNRGYFERPKGANATEVAEELGITQSTFTEHLVAAQRKIFEDVLEADT is encoded by the coding sequence ATGTCGTCGGGAATTCGAGCAACGGTGAAGGTTTCGACGGCGGACGAGTGTCCGATCGCCCGGTTCTCGAGAACCACCGAGACGACGATCAACCAGGTCTCGACGAGCGTCTCGAGCGCCGACGAGACGGACGGGACGACCGAGTTCCTTGCCGAAACGGACCACGAGGTGGACGGCCCGGTGACGGGACCGGTGTTCTCCTACGGCACGACGAACGTCTACCGGCGGTCACACGACGGCGAGGATCGCTGTCCGTGTGCGTCCCTTGGCGCGTTCGGCTGTCCCGTCCACCGGTACGTCGCCGCCGACGGCGACGTGACCCTTGTTTTCCACGCGGCGGACTTCGAGCAGTTACAGGACGTGATGGGGGAGTTCCAGGATCGCTTCTCCAGCGTCGACGTCCAGAGCCTGCTCCAGCCCCCGCTCGAGGGCACGCCGGAAGAACGGATCTTCGTCAACCGGGGCAAGCTCACGGACCGCCAACTCGAGGTGTTACAGACGGCCTACAACCGCGGATACTTCGAGCGGCCGAAGGGTGCGAACGCGACGGAGGTCGCCGAAGAGCTCGGAATCACGCAGTCGACGTTCACCGAACACCTGGTCGCCGCACAGCGGAAGATCTTCGAGGACGTCCTCGAGGCCGACACGTAG
- the nosZ gene encoding TAT-dependent nitrous-oxide reductase — MTNTHTDGGAVPTTDEDDRDPLFARIPRRDFMKAGVATGALTSLAGCTGLLEADETTAAASGTLDHEVPPGELDEYYAFFSGGHSGEVRVYGVPSMRSLMRIPVFNLEGAQGYGYDDETREMLEDAGGYTWGDVHHPRVSQTDNEYDGRWLFVNDKANGRLARIDLKYFETDAIVNLPNQQGTHGACALMPDTKYIFGVGEFRVPMPNDGRDVDDPSEYTSVLSAVDPETMNPVFDVKVSGNLDNGDSGKNGRWFFSTSYNSEEGVTEADMTQADMDWVTAFDMPAIEDALEAGDYEEVNEVPVIDGTKESPLNDGDRPIVRYVDVPSNPHGVTVTPDGKYAIASGKLDNTCTIMELDLLGEVDDPTDAIVGQPEVGMGPLHTRYDDRGHAYTSLFIDSQVVKWDIETAVESEPGSTDAIVDKIDVHYNPGHLNASQSFSSDPKGDWLISLNKQSLDRFLPVGPTFPVNDQLIYIGDDEEGMQLVKDTPTYPEPHDATIVHRDNINPETVYDPDDLALEPVGAGEDDITREDGRVEVRMINQRNRFGFQDITVQEGDEVEITTTNVETSENIVHSLAIPQYDINVKTAPQETRKVTFTADKPGVYWIYCAYFCSALHLEMRSRLLVEPED, encoded by the coding sequence ATGACCAACACACACACTGATGGTGGGGCGGTACCGACGACGGACGAAGACGACCGCGATCCGCTGTTCGCACGGATCCCGCGCCGCGATTTCATGAAAGCCGGTGTCGCCACCGGTGCCCTGACGTCGCTTGCCGGCTGTACGGGACTTCTCGAGGCAGACGAAACGACGGCCGCCGCGAGCGGGACGCTCGACCACGAGGTCCCGCCGGGCGAACTCGACGAGTACTACGCGTTCTTCTCCGGGGGTCACTCCGGCGAGGTGCGCGTGTACGGCGTCCCCTCGATGCGCAGCCTCATGCGCATCCCGGTGTTCAACCTCGAGGGCGCGCAGGGCTACGGCTACGACGACGAGACCCGCGAGATGCTCGAGGACGCCGGCGGCTACACCTGGGGTGACGTCCACCACCCCCGCGTGAGCCAGACGGACAACGAGTACGACGGCCGGTGGCTGTTCGTCAACGACAAGGCCAACGGCCGACTGGCGCGGATCGACCTGAAGTACTTCGAGACCGACGCCATCGTGAACCTGCCGAATCAGCAGGGAACCCACGGCGCCTGCGCGCTGATGCCCGACACGAAGTACATCTTCGGCGTCGGCGAGTTCCGCGTGCCGATGCCGAACGACGGCCGCGACGTCGACGACCCGAGCGAGTACACCTCGGTGCTCTCGGCGGTCGACCCCGAGACGATGAACCCCGTCTTCGACGTGAAAGTCTCCGGCAACCTCGACAACGGCGACTCCGGAAAGAATGGACGCTGGTTCTTCTCGACTTCCTACAACAGCGAGGAGGGCGTTACCGAGGCGGATATGACCCAGGCGGATATGGACTGGGTCACCGCCTTCGACATGCCGGCCATCGAAGACGCCCTCGAGGCCGGCGACTACGAGGAGGTAAACGAGGTGCCGGTCATCGACGGGACGAAGGAGAGCCCGCTCAACGACGGCGACCGGCCGATCGTCCGCTACGTCGACGTCCCCTCGAACCCCCACGGTGTGACCGTCACGCCCGACGGAAAGTACGCCATCGCGTCCGGAAAACTCGACAACACGTGTACGATCATGGAACTCGACCTCCTCGGCGAGGTCGACGACCCGACCGACGCCATTGTCGGCCAGCCCGAAGTCGGGATGGGGCCGCTGCACACCCGCTACGACGACCGCGGCCACGCCTACACGTCGCTGTTCATCGACTCGCAGGTCGTCAAGTGGGACATCGAAACGGCTGTCGAGTCCGAACCCGGCAGCACCGACGCTATCGTCGACAAGATCGACGTCCACTACAACCCAGGTCACCTGAACGCCTCACAGTCGTTCTCGTCCGATCCGAAGGGTGACTGGCTGATCTCGCTGAACAAACAGTCTCTCGACCGGTTCCTCCCCGTCGGGCCAACGTTCCCCGTCAACGATCAGCTGATCTACATCGGCGACGACGAGGAGGGAATGCAACTCGTCAAGGACACGCCAACCTACCCCGAACCACACGACGCGACGATCGTCCACCGGGACAACATCAACCCCGAGACGGTGTACGACCCCGACGACCTCGCGCTCGAGCCAGTCGGCGCGGGCGAGGACGACATCACCCGCGAGGACGGTCGGGTGGAAGTCAGAATGATCAACCAGCGAAACCGCTTCGGCTTCCAGGACATCACGGTCCAGGAGGGTGACGAGGTCGAGATCACGACGACGAACGTCGAAACCAGCGAGAACATCGTCCACTCGCTGGCGATCCCGCAGTACGACATCAACGTCAAGACCGCGCCGCAGGAGACGCGAAAGGTGACGTTCACGGCCGACAAGCCGGGCGTCTACTGGATCTACTGCGCGTACTTCTGCAGCGCGCTCCACCTCGAGATGCGCTCGCGGCTGCTGGTCGAACCGGAGGACTGA